The following coding sequences are from one Acidimicrobiales bacterium window:
- a CDS encoding dienelactone hydrolase family protein, with the protein MADDELHDFEHTTFTHDGKTRKVFRLGTGPAVIVIAEMPGITPKVADFARKVAAIGCTAVMPHLYGDPGRDPDPKAHGMLRTVGYLTSSIIPTCISREFTVLATGRTSPVISWLRALAADEHERCGGPGVGAIGMCFTGGFALAMAADDRILAPVLSQPSMPAAITKKRKASIDISPDDLAVVKHRCAAEGLQVLGMRFKSDPMSPGERFDFLRRELGDAFVAVELEDSDANPDSKMRPHSVVTEHLIDEPGSATRATLDQVLDLFRTRLLTS; encoded by the coding sequence CTCGGCACCGGCCCGGCCGTGATCGTGATCGCGGAGATGCCGGGCATCACGCCGAAGGTCGCCGACTTTGCCCGGAAGGTCGCAGCGATCGGTTGCACCGCGGTCATGCCGCACTTGTACGGCGACCCCGGGCGAGACCCGGACCCGAAGGCGCACGGCATGCTCCGCACGGTTGGGTACCTCACGTCGTCGATCATCCCGACCTGCATCAGCCGCGAGTTCACGGTGCTGGCAACCGGCCGGACCTCGCCCGTCATCTCGTGGCTGCGGGCGCTCGCCGCTGACGAGCACGAGCGGTGCGGCGGGCCGGGCGTCGGCGCCATCGGCATGTGCTTCACGGGTGGATTCGCGCTCGCCATGGCCGCCGACGACCGCATCTTGGCGCCTGTGCTGTCGCAACCGTCGATGCCGGCGGCGATCACCAAGAAGCGGAAGGCGTCGATCGACATCTCCCCCGACGACCTCGCGGTGGTGAAACACCGCTGCGCAGCCGAGGGGCTCCAAGTCCTCGGGATGCGCTTCAAGAGCGACCCGATGTCACCGGGTGAGCGGTTCGACTTCCTGCGCCGCGAGCTCGGCGACGCATTCGTGGCCGTCGAGCTAGAGGACAGCGACGCCAACCCGGACTCGAAGATGCGCCCGCACTCGGTCGTGACCGAGCATCTGATCGACGAGCCCGGCAGCGCCACCCGCGCGACGCTCGACCAGGTGCTCGACCTGTTCCGCACCCGCCTGCTCACCAGCTGA
- a CDS encoding Zn-dependent alcohol dehydrogenase, which yields MKGLVFLGDGVVEYTEELELIEPGPREVVVRMVAAGVCHSDVSVMNGTIPWKPPSVLGHEGAGVVEEVGAEVRSVRVGDHVVVSTLANCGVCPKCQTGHPTQCRKSIGVIKQPFLYKGEPASNFAATSSFAERTIVSEVQAVPISKDIPLTSACLIACGVLTGVGAVLNRARPAPGQTAAVFGTGGVGLNVIQGLKLAQAGRIIAVDTNPAKEALARQFGATDFINAADTDAVAAIRELFPFHPKMVVGPLGAGGVDFAFECIGNTKVLRQCIDSIDWGGYAVAVGTPGPTDEFSSTVGALAQVDRGIIGCRYGSSCPQHDVRLYADWYTQGKLLLDELVTETYPLEKFHTVVEDMEAGRLARGVLEF from the coding sequence ATGAAGGGGCTGGTCTTCCTCGGCGACGGCGTCGTCGAGTACACCGAGGAACTGGAGCTGATCGAGCCGGGGCCGCGCGAGGTGGTCGTGCGGATGGTCGCCGCAGGCGTGTGCCACTCCGACGTCAGCGTGATGAACGGCACCATCCCGTGGAAGCCGCCGTCGGTGCTCGGCCATGAAGGCGCGGGAGTCGTCGAGGAAGTCGGCGCGGAGGTCCGATCCGTGCGGGTCGGCGACCACGTGGTCGTATCCACGTTGGCCAACTGTGGCGTGTGCCCCAAGTGCCAGACGGGTCACCCCACGCAGTGCCGCAAGTCGATCGGCGTCATCAAACAGCCGTTCCTGTACAAGGGCGAGCCGGCGTCGAACTTCGCGGCCACGTCGTCGTTCGCCGAGCGGACCATCGTGTCCGAGGTCCAAGCGGTTCCGATCTCCAAGGACATCCCACTGACGTCGGCGTGCCTGATCGCGTGCGGGGTGCTCACCGGGGTGGGCGCGGTGTTGAACCGCGCCCGTCCGGCACCCGGCCAGACCGCGGCGGTGTTCGGCACCGGCGGCGTGGGGCTCAACGTGATCCAGGGCTTGAAGCTGGCGCAGGCAGGCCGGATCATCGCGGTCGACACCAACCCGGCCAAAGAAGCGCTGGCCCGTCAGTTCGGCGCCACCGACTTCATCAACGCCGCCGACACCGATGCCGTGGCGGCCATCCGCGAGTTGTTCCCGTTCCACCCGAAGATGGTGGTCGGCCCGCTCGGCGCAGGTGGGGTCGACTTCGCGTTCGAGTGCATCGGCAACACCAAGGTGTTGCGCCAGTGCATCGACTCGATCGACTGGGGCGGCTACGCCGTTGCGGTCGGTACGCCGGGACCGACCGACGAGTTCTCCTCGACGGTCGGCGCGCTCGCCCAAGTCGACCGCGGGATCATCGGCTGCCGGTACGGCAGCTCGTGCCCCCAACACGACGTGCGGCTGTACGCCGACTGGTACACCCAGGGGAAGCTGTTGCTCGACGAGCTGGTGACCGAGACGTATCCCCTCGAGAAGTTCCACACCGTGGTCGAGGACATGGAAGCCGGCCGTCTCGCCAGAGGCGTCCTCGAGTTCTGA
- a CDS encoding aldehyde dehydrogenase family protein — translation MTDHTIGSGPYRQLIGGQWVEGAKGTYPIINPATEDVVGEAPEASVDDVEAAAAAAKEAQPKWAALRREERAELLQKVADELKARSRDFTDLVIAETGATRMVGSTMQVPQGAARFDYYAKAALQSVDIPLPPQPMPNTALAPGGLIGAVVHRAPVGVVAAITSYNFPVTNMAGKLAPALAAGNAVVVKPAPQDPLACIEVLRVCHEVGIPDGVVNIVTGSGAEAGAALVGSPNVDMVSFTGSSHVGVAIATECAKTFKRSLMELGGKGACLVLEDADIRAATTGLASVWGFHSGQICTAPTRAIVHRSRYDELVGALTAASAKMTVGDPREKTTVVGPVITETHRDRVEAHLQRGIDEGAEVLLGGERPAIDKGFYVAPTLMLSDNTTFVAREEIFAPVIVVIPFDDEEEGIAIANDSPYGLYDYVYTSDMAKGYAIAQRLEAGNVGINTAQRNHEAPFGGFKMSGVGRDGGMFGVHAYTEMQSIVWPS, via the coding sequence GTCGAGGCGGCGGCGGCCGCCGCCAAGGAGGCGCAGCCGAAGTGGGCGGCGCTGCGGCGCGAGGAGCGCGCGGAGCTGTTGCAGAAGGTGGCCGACGAGCTGAAGGCCCGTTCGCGCGACTTCACCGACCTGGTGATCGCCGAGACGGGCGCCACCCGGATGGTCGGGTCCACGATGCAGGTGCCCCAAGGCGCGGCCCGGTTCGACTACTACGCCAAGGCGGCCCTGCAATCGGTCGACATCCCGCTGCCGCCGCAACCGATGCCCAACACGGCCCTCGCCCCTGGGGGCCTGATCGGCGCGGTGGTGCACCGCGCGCCGGTGGGTGTGGTGGCCGCGATCACCTCGTACAACTTCCCGGTCACGAACATGGCCGGCAAGCTCGCCCCGGCACTCGCCGCCGGCAACGCGGTCGTGGTGAAGCCCGCACCGCAGGACCCCTTGGCGTGCATCGAAGTGCTGCGGGTGTGCCACGAAGTCGGGATCCCCGACGGCGTGGTCAACATCGTGACCGGCTCTGGCGCCGAGGCCGGCGCGGCGCTGGTCGGGTCGCCCAACGTCGACATGGTGTCGTTCACCGGCTCCAGCCACGTCGGCGTCGCGATCGCCACCGAGTGCGCCAAGACGTTCAAGCGCTCTCTCATGGAGCTCGGCGGCAAGGGCGCCTGCCTCGTGCTGGAGGACGCCGACATCCGCGCTGCCACCACGGGCCTGGCGAGTGTGTGGGGCTTCCACTCGGGCCAGATCTGCACCGCGCCCACCCGGGCGATCGTGCACCGCAGCCGTTACGACGAGCTGGTCGGGGCGCTCACCGCGGCGTCGGCCAAGATGACCGTCGGCGACCCGCGGGAGAAGACCACGGTCGTCGGCCCGGTCATCACCGAGACGCACCGCGACCGCGTCGAGGCGCACTTGCAGCGCGGCATCGACGAAGGTGCCGAAGTGCTGCTCGGCGGCGAGCGACCAGCGATCGACAAGGGCTTCTACGTGGCACCGACGCTGATGCTGTCGGACAACACCACGTTCGTGGCCCGTGAGGAGATCTTTGCGCCGGTCATCGTGGTCATCCCCTTCGACGACGAGGAGGAGGGCATCGCGATCGCGAACGACTCGCCATATGGCCTGTATGACTACGTGTACACGTCCGACATGGCCAAGGGGTACGCGATCGCGCAGCGCCTCGAAGCCGGCAACGTCGGTATCAACACCGCGCAGCGCAACCACGAAGCGCCGTTCGGCGGCTTCAAGATGAGCGGGGTCGGCCGCGACGGCGGCATGTTCGGCGTGCACGCGTACACCGAGATGCAGAGCATCGTCTGGCCCTCGTGA